In Bos indicus x Bos taurus breed Angus x Brahman F1 hybrid chromosome 23, Bos_hybrid_MaternalHap_v2.0, whole genome shotgun sequence, a single genomic region encodes these proteins:
- the COL11A2 gene encoding collagen alpha-2(XI) chain isoform X2 encodes MERCSRCHHLLLLVLLLLWLSAAPAWAGTAPVDVLRALRFPALPDGVRRARGICPADVAYRVSRPAQLSAPTRQLFPGGFPKDFSLLTAVRARPGLQAPLLTLYSAQGVRQLGLELGRPVRFLYEDQTGRPQPPAQPVFRGLSLADGKWHRVAVAVKGQSVTLIIDCKKRVTRPLPRSARPVLDTRGVIIFGARILDEEVFEGDIQELSIIPGVQAAYESCDQKELECEGGWRERPQRQPSHRTQRSPKQQPPRLHRPQNQEPQAQDPTPGEEEGILESSPLPPPEEEQTDLQVPPTADRFLTEEYGEGGTEPPAGPYDYTYAYGDDYHEETELGPALSAETARSEAAARGPRGLKGEKGEPAVLEPGMLVEGPPGPEGPAGFPGPPGIQGNPGPVGDPGERGPPGRAGLPGSDGAPGPPGTSLMLPFRFGSGGGDKGPVVAAQEAQAQAILQQARMALRGPPGPMGYTGRPGPLGQPGSPGMKGESGDLGPQGPRGPQGLMGPPGKAGRRGRAGADGARGMPGEPGVKGDRGFDGLPGLPGEKGHRGDTGAQGLPGPPGEDGERGDDGEIGPRGLPGESGPRGLLGPKGPPGIPGPPGVRGMDGPHGPKGSLGPQGEPGPPGQQGTPGTQGLPGPQGAIGPHGEKGPRGKPGLPGMPGSDGPPGHPGKEGPPGTKGNQGPSGPQGPLGYPGPRGIKGVDGIRGLKGHKGEKGEDGFPGFKGDMGVKGDRGEVGVPGSRGEDGPEGPKGRTGPTGDPGPPGLMGEKGKLGVPGLPGYPGRQGPKGSLGFPGFPGASGEKGARGLSGKSGPRGERGPTGPRGQRGPRGATGKSGAKGTSGGDGPHGPPGERGLPGPQGPNGFPGPKGPPGPPGKDGLPGHPGQRGEVGFQGKTGPPGPPGVVGPQGAAGETGPMGERGHPGPPGPPGEQGLTGTAGKEGTKGDPGPPGAPGKDGPAGLRGFPGERGLPGTAGGPGLKGNEGPAGPPGPAGSPGERGSAGSGGPIGPPGRPGPQGPPGAAGEKGVPGEKGPIGPTGRDGVQGPVGLPGPAGPPGVAGEDGDKGEVGDPGQKGAKGSKGEHGPPGPPGPIGPVGQPGAAGADGEPGARGPQGHFGAKGDEGTRGFNGPPGPIGLQGLPGPSGEKGETGDVGPMGPPGPPGPRGPAGPNGADGPQGPPGGVGNLGPPGEKGEPGESGSPGVQGEPGVKGPRGERGEKGETGQAGEAGPPGPKGPTGDDGPKGNPGPVGFPGDPGPPGEVGPRGQDGAKGDRGEDGEPGQPGSPGPTGENGPPGPLGKRGPAGTPGPEGRQGEKGAKGDPGAVGAPGKTGPVGPAGPAGKPGPDGLRGLPGSVGQQGRPGATGQAGPPGPVGPPGLPGLRGDTGAKGEKGHPGLIGLIGPPGEQGEKGDRGLPGPQGSTGQKGETGIPGASGPIGPGGPPGLPGPAGPKGAKGATGPAGPKGEKGVQGPPGHPGPPGEVIQPLPIQMPKKTRRSVDGSRLMQEDEAVPTGGAPGSPGGLEEIFGSLDSLREEIEQMRRPMGTQDSPARTCQDLKLCHPELPDGEYWVDPNQGCARDAFRVFCNFTAGGETCVTPRDDVTQFSYVDSEGAPVGVVQLTFLRLLSVSARQNISYPCSGEAQDSPLKLRGANEDELSPETSPYIKEIRDGCQTQQGRTVLEVRTPVLEQLPVLDASFSELGAPPRRGGVLLGPVCFMG; translated from the exons ATGGAGCGGTGCAGCCGCTGCCATCACctcctgctgctggtgctgctattGCTGTGGCTGAGCGCCGCCCCCGCCTGGGCAG GCACAGCCCCCGTGGACGTGCTTCGGGCCCTGAGGTTCCCCGCCCTCCCTGACGGTGTCCGGAGGGCAAGAGGTATCTGTCCAGCTGATGTGGCCTACCGAGTGTCCCGACCCGCCCAGCTCAGTGCACCCACCCGTCAGCTCTTTCCAG GAGGCTTTCCCAAAGATTTCTCTCTGCTGACTGCGGTCCGGGCCCGCCCGGGCCTCCAGGCGCCCCTCCTGACCCTCTACAGTGCCCAGGGCGTCCGGCAGCTGGGCCTGGAGCTCGGCCGACCTGTCCGCTTCCTGTACGAGGACCAGACTGGGCGGCCGCAACCGCCGGCTCAGCCTGTCTTCCGAGGCCTCAGCCTGGCGGATGGCAA GTGGCACCGTGTGGCTGTGGCTGTGAAGGGCCAGTCTGTCACCCTCATAATTGACTGTAAGAAGCGAGTCACTCGACCCCTCCCCCGGAGCGCCCGTCCAGTACTGGACACCCGGGGCGTGATCATCTTCGGTGCTCGGATCCTGGATGAGGAAGTCTTTGAG GGTGATATTCAGGAGCTTTCCATCATCCCGGGAGTGCAAGCTGCCTACGAATCCTGTGACCAGAAGGAGCTGGAGTGCGAGGGGGGTTGGAGGGAGAGACCTCAGAGACAGCCATCTCACAGAACGCAGAGATCTCCGAAGCAGCAACCACCAAGACTTCACAGGCCACAAAACCAGGAACCCCAGGCACAG GACCCCACCCCAGGTGAAGAGGAAGGAATCCTGGAGTCAAGCCCTTTGCCACCCCCTGAGGAG GAGCAGACAGATCTCCAGGTCCCCCCCACAGCTGACAGGTTCCTGACAGAGGAGTATGGGGAGGGTGGCACAGAGCCCCCAGCAGGGCCCTACGATTACACCTATGCCTATGGGGACGATTACCACGAGGAGACGGAGCTTGGCCCTGCCCTGTCTGCCGAGACAGCCCGCTCGGAAGCC GCTGCCCGTGGCCCCCGGGGGCtgaagggagagaagggggagCCTGCTGTGCTGGAACCT GGCATGCTAGTGGAGGGGCCCCCTGGTCCAGAAGGCCCTGCG GGATTTCCTGGTCCCCCTGGTATCCAAGGCAACCCAGGCCCAGTTGGAGACCCAGGCGAGAGG GGTCCCCCGGGCCGAGCAGGGCTCCCTGGATCAGACGGCGCCCCTGGCCCTCCCGGAACATCCCTCATGCTCCCC TTCCGGTTCGGCAGTGGTGGGGGTGACAAGGGCCCTGTGGTGGCAGCCCAGGAGGCCCAGGCCCAGGCGATTCTGCAGCAGGCACGG ATGGCCCTCCGAGGACCCCCTGGCCCCATGGGATACACAGGCCGCCCTGGCCCCCTG GGACAACCCGGGAGCCCTGGCATGAAAGGAGAGTCTGGAGACCTGGGACCTCAG GGCCCCAGAGGACCTCAGGGCCTCATGGGCCCTCCTGGCAAGGCGGGGCGAAGG GGCCGAGCTGGTGCTGACGGAGCCCGAGGGATGCCTGGGGAACCTGGAGTGAAG GGTGACCGAGGATTTGATGGCCTCCCGGGGCTGCCTGGGGAGAAGGGACACAGA GGTGATACTGGTGCCCAGGGCCTTCCTGGGCCCCCTGGTGAGGATGGAGAGAGG ggagacgACGGAGAGATCGGGCCTCGGGGGCTGCCTGGGGAGTCG GGACCTCGAGGTCTCCTTGGCCCCAAAGGCCCTCCTGGGATTCCTGGACCCCCG GGAGTCCGAGGCATGGATGGCCCCCACGGTCCCAAAGGCAGCTTG GGACCCCAGGGAGAACCAGGACCTCCGGGACAGCAGGGCACCCCCGGGACCCAG GGTCTCCCCGGGCCCCAGGGTGCCATTGGCCCTCATGGAGAGAAG GGTCCTCGAGGGAAACCAGGGCTGCCTGGCATGCCCGGCTCAGATGGACCCCCG GGTCACCCGGGCAAGGAAGGCCCTCCCGGAACCAAAGGAAACCAG GGTCCATCTGGACCTCAGGGTCCTCTGGGGTACCCAGGACCTCGGGGCATCAAG GGCGTGGATGGAATTCGGGGTCTGAAGGGTCACAAGGGTGAAAAG GGCGAGGATGGCTTTCCCGGCTTCAAAGGGGACATGGGTGTGAAAGGCGACAGG GGCGAGGTCGGAGTCCCCGGTTCCAGGGGCGAGGATGGTCCTGAGGGGCCGAAGGGGCGCACTGGACCCACGGGGGACCCTGGGCCCCCGGGGCTCATGGGCGAGAAG GGCAAGCTGGGTGTTCCTGGTCTGCCTGGCTACCCCGGACGCCAGGGCCCCAAG GGGTCGCTGGGATTTCCGGGTTTTCCTGGAGCCagtggagagaagggagcccGG GGCCTGTCAGGGAAATCAGGGCCTCGAGGAGAGCGCGGCCCCACG GGTCCGCGTGGTCAGCGGGGACCTCGAGGTGCCACCGGGAAGTCTGGAGCCAAG GGAACCTCAGGTGGAGACGGCCCCCATGGGCCTCCTGGAGAGAGG ggtctccctgggcctcagggccCCAACGGATTTCCTGGCCCCAAAGGACCTCCG GGTCCCCCCGGGAAGGACGGGCTGCCAGGACACCCAGGCCAGAGAGGAGAAGTG ggCTTCCAAGGGAAGACCGGCCCCCCTGGCCCCCCAGGAGTGGTGGGACCCCAG GGAGCCGCAGGGGAAACCGGGCCCATGGGGGAGAGAGGTCACCCAGGCCCCCCCGGCCCCCCTGGAGAGCAGGGACTGACTGGAACAGCTGGAAAAGAAGGCACGAAG GGCGATCCCGGACCCCCTGGGGCCCCAGGGAAGGATGGTCCCGCTGGTCTGAGGGGCTTTCCGGGAGAGAGAGGCCTCCCTGGCACTGCT GGCGGTCCTGGTCTGAAGGGGAATGAAGGCCCGGCTGGTCCCCCAGGCCCTGCG GGATCCCCTGGTGAGCGAGGTTCGGCAGGATCTGGGGGACCCATTGGCCCCCCAGGGCGCCCGGGACCGCAGGGTCCGCCTGGAGCAGCGGGAGAGAAAGGGGTCCCG GGCGAGAAGGGCCCCATTGGTCCGACCGGCCGCGATGGGGTGCAGGGTCCCGTGGGGCTTCCTGGCCCTGCCGGGCCCCCGGGCGTGGCGGGAGAGGATGGAGACAAG GGCGAGGTGGGAGACCCTGGCCAGAAGGGCGCCAAAGGCAGCAAGGGGGAGCAC GGCCCCCCTGGGCCCCCCGGACCCATCGGGCCTGTGGGGCAGCCTGGTGCTGCG GGGGCAGATGGGGAGCCTGGAGCTCGGGGTCCCCAGGGACACTTCGGAGCCAAAGGTGACGAAGGAACAAGAGGATTCAATGGGCCCCCGGGACCCATTGGTCTGCAG GGCTTGCCAGGCCCCTCgggggagaagggagagacaggagACGTGGGCCCGATG GGACCACCTGGCCCCCCAGGACCTCGAGGCCCAGCTGGACCCAACGGAGCAGAT GGTCCACAAGGCCCCCCAGGAGGTGTTGGGAACTTGGGTCCCCCTGGAGAGAAG GGGGAGCCAGGAGAGTCAGGATCTCCGGGAGTCCAGGGCGAGCCAGGGGTCAAG GGTCCACGTGGGGAGCGCGGGGAGAAAGGAGAGACTGGGCAGGCGGGAGAGGCAGGACCACCGGGGCCTAAGGGCCCCACTGGCGACGACGGTCCCAAAGGGAACCCT GGTCCTGTTGGTTTTCCTGGTGACCCTGGCCCTCCTGGAGAAGTTGGCCCTCGG GGCCAGGATGGTGCCAAGGGTGACCGTGGAGAGGACGGGGAGCCAGGACAGCCT gGGTCCCCCGGTCCTACGGGGGAGAATGGACCTCCTGGACCGCTTGGAAAGAGG GGGCCTGCAGGGACGCCTGGTCCTGAAGGGCGACAAGGAGAGAAGGGCGCCAAG GGGGATCCTGGTGCTGTGGGCGCCCCAGGGAAGACAGGCCCTGTGGGTCCTGCAGGCCCAGCAGGAAAGCCTGGTCCTGATGGCCTGAGAGGTCTCCCTGGCTCAGTG GGTCAGCAAGGCCGTCCCGGGGCCACAGGCCAGGCTGGGCCTCCAGGCCCTGTG GGACCCCCAGGGCTGCCTGGCCTCCGGGGCGACACTGGGGCCAAGGGCGAGAAG GGTCACCCAGGTCTCATCGGACTCATCGGCCCccctggggagcagggggagaAGGGTGATCGCGGGCTTCCTGGTCCTCAGGGCTCCACCGGGCAAAAGGGAGAGACG GGCATTCCGGGAGCATCTGGCCCCATTGGTCCTGGAGGGCCCCCCGGCCTCCCT GGACCTGCTGGCCCCAAAGGAGCCAAAGGAGCCACA GGCCCGGCCGGACCTAAGGGAGAGAAGGGCGTCCAGGGCCCTCCGGGACACCCG GGACCCCCTGGAGAGGTGATCCAGCCCCTGCCCATCCAGATGCCCAAGAAGACGCGGCGCTCAGTGGACGGAAGCCGCCTGATGCAGGAAGATGAAGCTGTGCCAACTGGGGGTGCCCCGGGTAGTCCTGGGGGCCTGGAGGAGATCTTTGGCTCCCTGGACTCCCTGCGGGAGGAGATCGAGCAAATGAGGCGGCCCATGGGGACCCAGGACAGCCCTGCTCGCACCTGCCAGGACCTGAAGCTCTGCCACCCAGAGCTGCCTGACG
- the COL11A2 gene encoding collagen alpha-2(XI) chain isoform X1, with translation MERCSRCHHLLLLVLLLLWLSAAPAWAGTAPVDVLRALRFPALPDGVRRARGICPADVAYRVSRPAQLSAPTRQLFPGGFPKDFSLLTAVRARPGLQAPLLTLYSAQGVRQLGLELGRPVRFLYEDQTGRPQPPAQPVFRGLSLADGKWHRVAVAVKGQSVTLIIDCKKRVTRPLPRSARPVLDTRGVIIFGARILDEEVFEGDIQELSIIPGVQAAYESCDQKELECEGGWRERPQRQPSHRTQRSPKQQPPRLHRPQNQEPQAQSTESLYYDYEPPYYDVMTTGTTPDYQDPTPGEEEGILESSPLPPPEEEQTDLQVPPTADRFLTEEYGEGGTEPPAGPYDYTYAYGDDYHEETELGPALSAETARSEAAARGPRGLKGEKGEPAVLEPGMLVEGPPGPEGPAGFPGPPGIQGNPGPVGDPGERGPPGRAGLPGSDGAPGPPGTSLMLPFRFGSGGGDKGPVVAAQEAQAQAILQQARMALRGPPGPMGYTGRPGPLGQPGSPGMKGESGDLGPQGPRGPQGLMGPPGKAGRRGRAGADGARGMPGEPGVKGDRGFDGLPGLPGEKGHRGDTGAQGLPGPPGEDGERGDDGEIGPRGLPGESGPRGLLGPKGPPGIPGPPGVRGMDGPHGPKGSLGPQGEPGPPGQQGTPGTQGLPGPQGAIGPHGEKGPRGKPGLPGMPGSDGPPGHPGKEGPPGTKGNQGPSGPQGPLGYPGPRGIKGVDGIRGLKGHKGEKGEDGFPGFKGDMGVKGDRGEVGVPGSRGEDGPEGPKGRTGPTGDPGPPGLMGEKGKLGVPGLPGYPGRQGPKGSLGFPGFPGASGEKGARGLSGKSGPRGERGPTGPRGQRGPRGATGKSGAKGTSGGDGPHGPPGERGLPGPQGPNGFPGPKGPPGPPGKDGLPGHPGQRGEVGFQGKTGPPGPPGVVGPQGAAGETGPMGERGHPGPPGPPGEQGLTGTAGKEGTKGDPGPPGAPGKDGPAGLRGFPGERGLPGTAGGPGLKGNEGPAGPPGPAGSPGERGSAGSGGPIGPPGRPGPQGPPGAAGEKGVPGEKGPIGPTGRDGVQGPVGLPGPAGPPGVAGEDGDKGEVGDPGQKGAKGSKGEHGPPGPPGPIGPVGQPGAAGADGEPGARGPQGHFGAKGDEGTRGFNGPPGPIGLQGLPGPSGEKGETGDVGPMGPPGPPGPRGPAGPNGADGPQGPPGGVGNLGPPGEKGEPGESGSPGVQGEPGVKGPRGERGEKGETGQAGEAGPPGPKGPTGDDGPKGNPGPVGFPGDPGPPGEVGPRGQDGAKGDRGEDGEPGQPGSPGPTGENGPPGPLGKRGPAGTPGPEGRQGEKGAKGDPGAVGAPGKTGPVGPAGPAGKPGPDGLRGLPGSVGQQGRPGATGQAGPPGPVGPPGLPGLRGDTGAKGEKGHPGLIGLIGPPGEQGEKGDRGLPGPQGSTGQKGETGIPGASGPIGPGGPPGLPGPAGPKGAKGATGPAGPKGEKGVQGPPGHPGPPGEVIQPLPIQMPKKTRRSVDGSRLMQEDEAVPTGGAPGSPGGLEEIFGSLDSLREEIEQMRRPMGTQDSPARTCQDLKLCHPELPDGEYWVDPNQGCARDAFRVFCNFTAGGETCVTPRDDVTQFSYVDSEGAPVGVVQLTFLRLLSVSARQNISYPCSGEAQDSPLKLRGANEDELSPETSPYIKEIRDGCQTQQGRTVLEVRTPVLEQLPVLDASFSELGAPPRRGGVLLGPVCFMG, from the exons ATGGAGCGGTGCAGCCGCTGCCATCACctcctgctgctggtgctgctattGCTGTGGCTGAGCGCCGCCCCCGCCTGGGCAG GCACAGCCCCCGTGGACGTGCTTCGGGCCCTGAGGTTCCCCGCCCTCCCTGACGGTGTCCGGAGGGCAAGAGGTATCTGTCCAGCTGATGTGGCCTACCGAGTGTCCCGACCCGCCCAGCTCAGTGCACCCACCCGTCAGCTCTTTCCAG GAGGCTTTCCCAAAGATTTCTCTCTGCTGACTGCGGTCCGGGCCCGCCCGGGCCTCCAGGCGCCCCTCCTGACCCTCTACAGTGCCCAGGGCGTCCGGCAGCTGGGCCTGGAGCTCGGCCGACCTGTCCGCTTCCTGTACGAGGACCAGACTGGGCGGCCGCAACCGCCGGCTCAGCCTGTCTTCCGAGGCCTCAGCCTGGCGGATGGCAA GTGGCACCGTGTGGCTGTGGCTGTGAAGGGCCAGTCTGTCACCCTCATAATTGACTGTAAGAAGCGAGTCACTCGACCCCTCCCCCGGAGCGCCCGTCCAGTACTGGACACCCGGGGCGTGATCATCTTCGGTGCTCGGATCCTGGATGAGGAAGTCTTTGAG GGTGATATTCAGGAGCTTTCCATCATCCCGGGAGTGCAAGCTGCCTACGAATCCTGTGACCAGAAGGAGCTGGAGTGCGAGGGGGGTTGGAGGGAGAGACCTCAGAGACAGCCATCTCACAGAACGCAGAGATCTCCGAAGCAGCAACCACCAAGACTTCACAGGCCACAAAACCAGGAACCCCAGGCACAG tccACTGAGTCTCTCTACTATGACTACGAGCCCCCCTATTATGATGTGATGACTACGGGCACCACCCCTGATTATCAG GACCCCACCCCAGGTGAAGAGGAAGGAATCCTGGAGTCAAGCCCTTTGCCACCCCCTGAGGAG GAGCAGACAGATCTCCAGGTCCCCCCCACAGCTGACAGGTTCCTGACAGAGGAGTATGGGGAGGGTGGCACAGAGCCCCCAGCAGGGCCCTACGATTACACCTATGCCTATGGGGACGATTACCACGAGGAGACGGAGCTTGGCCCTGCCCTGTCTGCCGAGACAGCCCGCTCGGAAGCC GCTGCCCGTGGCCCCCGGGGGCtgaagggagagaagggggagCCTGCTGTGCTGGAACCT GGCATGCTAGTGGAGGGGCCCCCTGGTCCAGAAGGCCCTGCG GGATTTCCTGGTCCCCCTGGTATCCAAGGCAACCCAGGCCCAGTTGGAGACCCAGGCGAGAGG GGTCCCCCGGGCCGAGCAGGGCTCCCTGGATCAGACGGCGCCCCTGGCCCTCCCGGAACATCCCTCATGCTCCCC TTCCGGTTCGGCAGTGGTGGGGGTGACAAGGGCCCTGTGGTGGCAGCCCAGGAGGCCCAGGCCCAGGCGATTCTGCAGCAGGCACGG ATGGCCCTCCGAGGACCCCCTGGCCCCATGGGATACACAGGCCGCCCTGGCCCCCTG GGACAACCCGGGAGCCCTGGCATGAAAGGAGAGTCTGGAGACCTGGGACCTCAG GGCCCCAGAGGACCTCAGGGCCTCATGGGCCCTCCTGGCAAGGCGGGGCGAAGG GGCCGAGCTGGTGCTGACGGAGCCCGAGGGATGCCTGGGGAACCTGGAGTGAAG GGTGACCGAGGATTTGATGGCCTCCCGGGGCTGCCTGGGGAGAAGGGACACAGA GGTGATACTGGTGCCCAGGGCCTTCCTGGGCCCCCTGGTGAGGATGGAGAGAGG ggagacgACGGAGAGATCGGGCCTCGGGGGCTGCCTGGGGAGTCG GGACCTCGAGGTCTCCTTGGCCCCAAAGGCCCTCCTGGGATTCCTGGACCCCCG GGAGTCCGAGGCATGGATGGCCCCCACGGTCCCAAAGGCAGCTTG GGACCCCAGGGAGAACCAGGACCTCCGGGACAGCAGGGCACCCCCGGGACCCAG GGTCTCCCCGGGCCCCAGGGTGCCATTGGCCCTCATGGAGAGAAG GGTCCTCGAGGGAAACCAGGGCTGCCTGGCATGCCCGGCTCAGATGGACCCCCG GGTCACCCGGGCAAGGAAGGCCCTCCCGGAACCAAAGGAAACCAG GGTCCATCTGGACCTCAGGGTCCTCTGGGGTACCCAGGACCTCGGGGCATCAAG GGCGTGGATGGAATTCGGGGTCTGAAGGGTCACAAGGGTGAAAAG GGCGAGGATGGCTTTCCCGGCTTCAAAGGGGACATGGGTGTGAAAGGCGACAGG GGCGAGGTCGGAGTCCCCGGTTCCAGGGGCGAGGATGGTCCTGAGGGGCCGAAGGGGCGCACTGGACCCACGGGGGACCCTGGGCCCCCGGGGCTCATGGGCGAGAAG GGCAAGCTGGGTGTTCCTGGTCTGCCTGGCTACCCCGGACGCCAGGGCCCCAAG GGGTCGCTGGGATTTCCGGGTTTTCCTGGAGCCagtggagagaagggagcccGG GGCCTGTCAGGGAAATCAGGGCCTCGAGGAGAGCGCGGCCCCACG GGTCCGCGTGGTCAGCGGGGACCTCGAGGTGCCACCGGGAAGTCTGGAGCCAAG GGAACCTCAGGTGGAGACGGCCCCCATGGGCCTCCTGGAGAGAGG ggtctccctgggcctcagggccCCAACGGATTTCCTGGCCCCAAAGGACCTCCG GGTCCCCCCGGGAAGGACGGGCTGCCAGGACACCCAGGCCAGAGAGGAGAAGTG ggCTTCCAAGGGAAGACCGGCCCCCCTGGCCCCCCAGGAGTGGTGGGACCCCAG GGAGCCGCAGGGGAAACCGGGCCCATGGGGGAGAGAGGTCACCCAGGCCCCCCCGGCCCCCCTGGAGAGCAGGGACTGACTGGAACAGCTGGAAAAGAAGGCACGAAG GGCGATCCCGGACCCCCTGGGGCCCCAGGGAAGGATGGTCCCGCTGGTCTGAGGGGCTTTCCGGGAGAGAGAGGCCTCCCTGGCACTGCT GGCGGTCCTGGTCTGAAGGGGAATGAAGGCCCGGCTGGTCCCCCAGGCCCTGCG GGATCCCCTGGTGAGCGAGGTTCGGCAGGATCTGGGGGACCCATTGGCCCCCCAGGGCGCCCGGGACCGCAGGGTCCGCCTGGAGCAGCGGGAGAGAAAGGGGTCCCG GGCGAGAAGGGCCCCATTGGTCCGACCGGCCGCGATGGGGTGCAGGGTCCCGTGGGGCTTCCTGGCCCTGCCGGGCCCCCGGGCGTGGCGGGAGAGGATGGAGACAAG GGCGAGGTGGGAGACCCTGGCCAGAAGGGCGCCAAAGGCAGCAAGGGGGAGCAC GGCCCCCCTGGGCCCCCCGGACCCATCGGGCCTGTGGGGCAGCCTGGTGCTGCG GGGGCAGATGGGGAGCCTGGAGCTCGGGGTCCCCAGGGACACTTCGGAGCCAAAGGTGACGAAGGAACAAGAGGATTCAATGGGCCCCCGGGACCCATTGGTCTGCAG GGCTTGCCAGGCCCCTCgggggagaagggagagacaggagACGTGGGCCCGATG GGACCACCTGGCCCCCCAGGACCTCGAGGCCCAGCTGGACCCAACGGAGCAGAT GGTCCACAAGGCCCCCCAGGAGGTGTTGGGAACTTGGGTCCCCCTGGAGAGAAG GGGGAGCCAGGAGAGTCAGGATCTCCGGGAGTCCAGGGCGAGCCAGGGGTCAAG GGTCCACGTGGGGAGCGCGGGGAGAAAGGAGAGACTGGGCAGGCGGGAGAGGCAGGACCACCGGGGCCTAAGGGCCCCACTGGCGACGACGGTCCCAAAGGGAACCCT GGTCCTGTTGGTTTTCCTGGTGACCCTGGCCCTCCTGGAGAAGTTGGCCCTCGG GGCCAGGATGGTGCCAAGGGTGACCGTGGAGAGGACGGGGAGCCAGGACAGCCT gGGTCCCCCGGTCCTACGGGGGAGAATGGACCTCCTGGACCGCTTGGAAAGAGG GGGCCTGCAGGGACGCCTGGTCCTGAAGGGCGACAAGGAGAGAAGGGCGCCAAG GGGGATCCTGGTGCTGTGGGCGCCCCAGGGAAGACAGGCCCTGTGGGTCCTGCAGGCCCAGCAGGAAAGCCTGGTCCTGATGGCCTGAGAGGTCTCCCTGGCTCAGTG GGTCAGCAAGGCCGTCCCGGGGCCACAGGCCAGGCTGGGCCTCCAGGCCCTGTG GGACCCCCAGGGCTGCCTGGCCTCCGGGGCGACACTGGGGCCAAGGGCGAGAAG GGTCACCCAGGTCTCATCGGACTCATCGGCCCccctggggagcagggggagaAGGGTGATCGCGGGCTTCCTGGTCCTCAGGGCTCCACCGGGCAAAAGGGAGAGACG GGCATTCCGGGAGCATCTGGCCCCATTGGTCCTGGAGGGCCCCCCGGCCTCCCT GGACCTGCTGGCCCCAAAGGAGCCAAAGGAGCCACA GGCCCGGCCGGACCTAAGGGAGAGAAGGGCGTCCAGGGCCCTCCGGGACACCCG GGACCCCCTGGAGAGGTGATCCAGCCCCTGCCCATCCAGATGCCCAAGAAGACGCGGCGCTCAGTGGACGGAAGCCGCCTGATGCAGGAAGATGAAGCTGTGCCAACTGGGGGTGCCCCGGGTAGTCCTGGGGGCCTGGAGGAGATCTTTGGCTCCCTGGACTCCCTGCGGGAGGAGATCGAGCAAATGAGGCGGCCCATGGGGACCCAGGACAGCCCTGCTCGCACCTGCCAGGACCTGAAGCTCTGCCACCCAGAGCTGCCTGACG